A region of Ochrobactrum quorumnocens DNA encodes the following proteins:
- a CDS encoding transporter substrate-binding domain-containing protein, whose translation MKRHLLSIAVAAFWLLNSLPSSAQPAPKAPDFFNQKERLALPSLQGLNRLRFVTTLDFPPFNALNDAGQLSGYNVDLAKALCSQMGLSDICQIEAVPWNKLETRLESGDAEAIIAGLSANAQNREKFVFTRAYMRLPARFVAIKANRFSEPASIALRGKNVGVIAGTAHEQVLKSYFPQAVAKPYPDRAALLAALQKGEVDAAFDDGMALSFWLESDQVNDCCSFVDGPYLAPQYLGPGLSIAVAPKNASLASAFNNALQSLQQQGKLTELYLRYFPNSFY comes from the coding sequence ATGAAACGGCACCTTTTGAGCATAGCGGTCGCAGCTTTTTGGCTTTTGAACAGCCTCCCCTCCAGCGCGCAACCCGCACCCAAGGCACCTGACTTCTTCAATCAGAAGGAAAGGCTGGCTTTACCGTCTTTGCAGGGCCTCAACAGACTTCGCTTTGTAACCACGCTCGACTTTCCGCCCTTTAATGCGTTGAATGACGCTGGCCAGCTTTCCGGTTATAATGTCGATCTCGCCAAGGCGCTTTGCAGCCAAATGGGATTGAGTGACATATGTCAGATAGAAGCTGTGCCGTGGAACAAGCTTGAAACCAGACTTGAAAGTGGCGATGCAGAAGCGATCATCGCTGGTTTAAGTGCCAATGCGCAAAACCGGGAAAAGTTTGTCTTCACCCGCGCTTATATGCGTCTTCCTGCACGCTTCGTGGCAATCAAAGCAAATCGTTTCTCGGAGCCCGCTTCTATCGCACTGCGCGGTAAGAATGTTGGTGTCATTGCAGGAACGGCACATGAGCAGGTTCTGAAATCTTATTTCCCGCAGGCCGTCGCCAAACCCTATCCAGATCGTGCCGCACTGCTGGCCGCATTGCAAAAAGGCGAAGTGGATGCAGCATTTGATGACGGAATGGCCCTGTCATTCTGGTTGGAGAGTGATCAAGTCAATGACTGCTGCAGCTTTGTTGACGGGCCTTACCTCGCGCCACAATATCTCGGTCCCGGCCTGAGCATAGCCGTGGCACCGAAAAATGCGTCGCTGGCGAGCGCTTTCAACAATGCGCTTCAATCACTGCAGCAGCAGGGCAAACTTACAGAGCTGTATCTGCGTTATTTTCCAAACAGCTTTTATTAG